One window from the genome of Oryza glaberrima chromosome 3, OglaRS2, whole genome shotgun sequence encodes:
- the LOC127768454 gene encoding galactokinase produces the protein MAARVPGGGGAAAAAEAEVVPTFSSLEPVYGDGSPLDEARLRLARLADKFHAVYAARPALFARSPGRVNLIGEHIDYEGYSVLPMAIRQDMIVAIRRAEGKEVRVANVDDKYPICVYPADPDKEIDIKNHKWGHYFMCGYKGVYEYCRSKGIDMGGPVGLDVVVDGTVPTGSGLSSSAAFVCSATIAIMGVLEKNFPKKEVAQFTCQSERHIGTQSGGMDQAISIMAKPGFAELIDFNPIHATDVQLPPGGTFVIAHCLAESKKAETAATNYNNRVVECRLAAIVLAIKLGMETKKAVSSVTTLSDVEGLCVSFAGKDGSSDPGVAVKKLLHEESYTTEEIEKITGQSLTSVFQSSQTSLDVLRAAKHFKLFQRAFHVYSEARRVYAFRDTVLSKLSAEDMLQKLGDLMNESHYSCSVLYECSCPELEELVKVCRDNGALGARLTGAGWGGCAVALVKEGIVPQFILNLKETYYKSRIDRGVINQKDLGLYVFASKPSSGAAIFKL, from the exons ATGGCGGCTCGGGtgcccggaggaggaggcgccgccgcggcggcggaggcggaggttgtCCCGACGTTCTCCTCCCTGGAGCCGGTCTACGGCGACGGCTCTCCGCTCGACGAGGCGCGCCTCCGCTTGGCCCGCCTCGCCGACAAGTTCCACGCCGTCTACGCCGCGCGCCCCGCGCTCTTCGCCCGCTCTCCGG gGCGGGTGAATCTGATAGGGGAGCACATCGACTACGAGGGGTACTCGGTGTTGCCCATGGCCATCCGGCAGGACATGATCGTCGCCATCAGGAGGGCAGAGGGGAAGGAGGTGCGCGTCGCCAATGTCGACGACAAGTACCCCATCTGTGTCTACCCGGCCGACCCCGACAAG GAAATTGACATAAAAAACCACAAATGGGGCCACTATTTCATGTGTGG ATACAAAGGAGTTTATGAGTATTGTAGGTCAAAAGGGATAGATATGGGTGGACCTGTTGGCCTTGATGTAGTTGTTGATGGCACAGTTCCTACAG GATCTGGACTTTCAAGCTCAGCAGCATTTGTCTGTTCAGCAACAATTGCTATCATGGGAGTTCTTGAGAAAAATTTCCCAAAG AAAGAAGTTGCACAATTCACCTGTCAATCTGAGCGCCACATTGGAACACAATCTGGGGGCATGGATCAG GCTATATCTATCATGGCCAAACCTGGATTTGCTGAGTTGATAGATTTCAATCCAATCCATGCCACTGATGTGCAACTACCTCCAGGCGGTACATTTGTGATTGCCCATTGCCTGGCAGAGTCCAAGAAAGCAGAGACAGCTGCAACAAACTATAACAACCGTGTTGTTGAATGTCGCCTGGCTGCA ATTGTTCTTGCCATCAAACTAGGGATGGAAACAAAAAAGGCTGTCTCCTCTGTTACCACCCTCTCTGATGTTGAGGGGTTATGTGTCTCTTTTGCTGGAAAAGATGGTTCTTCTGATCCTGGAGTTGCCGTGAAG AAACTATTACATGAAGAATCATATACAACAGAAGAAATAGAGAAAATTACAGGTCAAAGCCTGACATCTGTCTTCCAGAGCTCTCAaacttctttggatgttctAAGAGCAGCAAAGCATTTCAAGTTATTTCAG CGTGCCTTTCATGTGTACTCGGAAGCAAGGCGGGTTTATGCCTTCAGAGATACTGTATTGTCAAAACTCAG TGCGGAAGATATGCTTCAAAAACTGGGCGATCTTATGAATGAAAGTCACTATAGCTGCAGTGTGTTATATGAATGCAG CTGTCCCGAGTTGGAAGAGCTTGTAAAAGTATGTAGAGACAACGGAGCACTCGGAGCACGTCTTACTGGAGCAGGGTGGGGTGGCTGTGCAGTCGCTTTGGTTAAGGAAGGCATTGTCCCGCAGTTTATTCTCAATTTAAAG GAAACGTACTATAAATCAAGGATCGACCGGGGAGTGATCAACCAGAAGGATCTTGGGTTGTACGTGTTCGCGTCCAAGCCGTCGAGTGGAGCAGCCATATTCAAGCTGTAG